The Blattabacterium cuenoti genome includes the window GTAGGAATACTACGGATACCATATTTAGAAGAAGCTTTTGGGTTATTATCTACATTCAACTTAAAAACTAATATTTTGGTATGATATTCAGAAAAGATTTCTTCTAATAGAATAGATAAAGCTCTACATGGGGAACACCATGGGGCCCAAAAATCTACCAGAATAGGTTTTTCTGATTCAGAAATCAACTGTTCAAAATTTTCATCGTTTATTTCTTTTAACATACTTTTTCCATTTTATTTAAAAA containing:
- the trxA gene encoding thioredoxin is translated as MLKEINDENFEQLISESEKPILVDFWAPWCSPCRALSILLEEIFSEYHTKILVFKLNVDNNPKASSKYGIRSIPTMIFFKNGEKKDIHIGILSKEEIRKKLDALINS